A genome region from Methanomicrobiales archaeon includes the following:
- the thpR gene encoding RNA 2',3'-cyclic phosphodiesterase: protein MVRTFVAVEISEEIRSRVQEAQRLLLQSQARLTLVRPEAVHITLKFLGEIEHGEIEPVVQALSSIRFRSFQISVDGVAGNPPSKPRVVWGIVRDGGECAALARQVEAVLEPLGIEKEGRPYRPHVTLARIRQFDPTLLRQVKMLSTMALGCATISALKLKKSTLTPDGPIYEDIAEVPF from the coding sequence ATGGTACGCACGTTCGTCGCAGTCGAGATCTCGGAGGAGATCCGTAGCAGAGTGCAGGAAGCCCAGCGGCTGCTGCTGCAGAGTCAAGCCCGCCTGACGCTGGTCCGTCCGGAAGCCGTGCATATCACGCTGAAGTTCCTGGGAGAGATAGAGCACGGGGAGATTGAACCGGTCGTACAGGCGCTCTCTTCCATCCGCTTTCGGTCTTTCCAGATATCCGTCGATGGGGTTGCCGGTAATCCTCCGTCGAAGCCCCGCGTCGTCTGGGGAATTGTGCGGGACGGCGGCGAATGTGCGGCGCTGGCACGACAGGTGGAGGCTGTGCTGGAGCCACTGGGAATAGAGAAGGAAGGGCGTCCCTACCGCCCCCACGTCACCCTTGCGCGGATCCGCCAGTTCGATCCCACGCTTCTGCGGCAGGTGAAGATGCTCTCCACCATGGCGCTCGGGTGCGCGACTATCTCCGCCCTGAAGCTGAAGAAGAGCACATTGACCCCGGATGGTCCAATCTACGAGGATATTGCGGAGGTGCCCTTCTGA
- a CDS encoding glutaredoxin family protein, whose translation MGEKTKEAKGTNAMLHHAIPVSTSSAPQLTVYSLEFCPNCETLKDYLKSRGIPFIEKDMSSREPLAELRLHGVFAREAPVLRRGERFLTSGELFSSGRVREERIQELVSGE comes from the coding sequence ATGGGCGAGAAGACGAAAGAGGCGAAGGGCACGAACGCTATGCTGCACCACGCGATTCCCGTCTCCACATCCTCTGCGCCGCAGTTGACAGTATATTCTTTAGAGTTCTGCCCCAACTGCGAGACGTTGAAGGACTACCTGAAGAGCAGGGGCATACCCTTCATCGAGAAGGACATGTCCAGCCGGGAACCCCTCGCAGAGCTCCGTCTCCACGGGGTATTCGCGCGTGAGGCGCCGGTCCTTCGCCGGGGGGAGAGGTTCCTCACCTCCGGAGAACTCTTCAGTTCGGGTCGGGTCAGGGAGGAGCGGATACAAGAGCTGGTATCAGGTGAGTAA
- the nrdD gene encoding anaerobic ribonucleoside-triphosphate reductase — translation MSTRQTTLDGDFAPPLPKVRTSDGHILEWDREKIVQQLLEETKLVEIFYGHTAASEEVAHEIARRVEQQILRMGLKSLSGALIREIVNTTLLEAGYPQYRNVSTRVGTPVYDAHLIDVGRGFEAKDNANLQENAETSHKKKADKISKEQYLLQLPPDLADHHLAGNLHIHDLEYFGTRPFCQDWDLRYFFYYGLMPDGNGTKASVAGPAKRAEVAVLHAVKALGSAQTNFAGGQGYYNFLTFLAPYFEGMAYDEIRQLMQMFVYEMTQMMVARGGQLVFSSVQLTPGVPRLWRDRPCVYKGKVWNGTSAPRRTYGEFEREVRLLFKALMEVMLEGDYWGKPFSFPKPEISIEPDFTREDEEFNRAHPDLPTYRDLYLMTFELASKFGTPYYDNQIPAYRGAGQGISCYQCCAYQFSSLANEDDEFIEKLEFLEGKHFSMGSWQVVSINCPRAAYKAGGDDERLFAELRSLMDIAVEVFKIKRRWLALIAAKGRMPFAMQRPKDPNTGERGAIAVDLEGLVYTIGVVGVNEMVQHHLGEQLHESRAAFSLAVRAMTEMELYARELSKRHGMEIALARTPAETTGQRFAVADLLDKTYREHAVRVIKGDIETALKRLGTTRDLPIYYTNGTHVAPNAPIPLTKRIEIEHVFFPIIDGGNIFHIWLGEARPDPRGLMDMAMNLCRNTQIGYFAFTRDLTVCLKRFHERRSEKGVDATWRTVDRRIRV, via the coding sequence ATGTCCACCCGGCAGACCACGCTCGATGGAGATTTTGCCCCGCCTCTTCCCAAAGTGCGGACCTCCGACGGGCACATCCTGGAATGGGACCGGGAGAAGATCGTTCAGCAACTTCTCGAGGAGACCAAACTCGTGGAGATCTTCTACGGGCATACGGCGGCAAGCGAGGAGGTGGCGCATGAGATCGCGAGGAGGGTGGAGCAGCAGATCCTGAGGATGGGCCTCAAGTCGCTGAGCGGGGCGCTCATCCGTGAGATCGTGAACACGACCCTTCTTGAAGCCGGGTATCCGCAGTACAGGAATGTATCCACGCGGGTGGGCACCCCGGTCTACGATGCCCACCTCATCGATGTGGGCAGGGGGTTCGAGGCCAAAGACAACGCCAACCTCCAGGAGAACGCCGAGACGTCCCACAAGAAGAAAGCGGACAAGATCAGCAAAGAGCAGTACCTCCTGCAGCTCCCCCCCGATCTTGCCGACCACCATCTCGCCGGAAACCTGCACATCCACGATCTCGAGTATTTCGGCACCCGCCCCTTCTGCCAAGACTGGGATCTCCGCTACTTCTTCTATTACGGTCTGATGCCGGATGGGAACGGCACAAAAGCCTCGGTCGCCGGACCGGCCAAACGGGCGGAGGTTGCAGTACTCCATGCGGTAAAAGCGCTCGGAAGCGCTCAGACCAATTTCGCCGGCGGGCAGGGCTATTATAACTTCTTGACCTTCCTCGCACCGTACTTCGAGGGCATGGCATACGACGAGATACGGCAGTTAATGCAGATGTTCGTATACGAGATGACCCAGATGATGGTCGCCCGCGGCGGGCAGCTCGTATTCTCCTCGGTTCAGCTGACCCCCGGCGTGCCCAGGCTCTGGAGAGACCGCCCCTGCGTATACAAAGGGAAGGTCTGGAACGGCACTTCGGCGCCCCGAAGAACCTACGGGGAGTTCGAGCGCGAGGTCCGTCTCCTCTTCAAGGCGTTGATGGAGGTGATGCTGGAGGGGGATTACTGGGGAAAGCCCTTCAGTTTCCCGAAACCCGAGATCAGCATCGAGCCGGACTTCACTCGCGAGGACGAGGAGTTCAACCGTGCCCATCCGGATCTCCCCACGTACCGCGATCTCTATCTCATGACGTTCGAACTCGCATCCAAGTTCGGCACACCCTACTATGACAATCAGATTCCCGCGTATCGCGGCGCCGGCCAGGGAATATCGTGCTATCAGTGCTGCGCGTATCAGTTCTCGTCCCTCGCAAACGAGGATGACGAGTTCATCGAGAAGCTGGAGTTCCTGGAGGGAAAGCACTTCTCCATGGGCTCCTGGCAGGTGGTCTCCATCAACTGCCCACGGGCGGCGTACAAAGCCGGGGGCGACGATGAGCGCCTGTTCGCAGAACTCCGTTCGCTGATGGACATCGCCGTCGAGGTGTTCAAGATCAAGCGGCGGTGGCTCGCGCTCATCGCCGCCAAGGGGCGAATGCCCTTTGCCATGCAGCGCCCAAAGGATCCCAACACGGGTGAACGGGGAGCGATTGCCGTCGATCTTGAGGGGCTCGTCTATACCATCGGGGTGGTGGGCGTGAACGAGATGGTTCAACACCATCTGGGAGAGCAGCTGCACGAATCCAGGGCGGCGTTCTCTCTCGCGGTTCGGGCGATGACCGAGATGGAACTGTACGCCCGGGAGCTCTCAAAGCGGCACGGCATGGAGATCGCGCTCGCGCGCACACCGGCGGAGACGACCGGTCAGCGGTTCGCCGTCGCCGACCTTCTTGACAAGACCTATCGGGAGCATGCCGTCCGCGTGATCAAGGGGGACATCGAGACCGCGTTGAAGAGGCTCGGCACCACCCGGGATCTTCCCATCTACTACACAAACGGCACGCACGTAGCGCCGAATGCCCCGATCCCGCTGACGAAACGGATCGAGATCGAGCACGTATTCTTCCCCATCATCGACGGCGGCAATATCTTCCACATCTGGCTCGGCGAGGCGCGGCCGGACCCGCGCGGATTGATGGACATGGCGATGAACCTCTGCCGCAACACACAGATCGGCTACTTTGCGTTCACGCGGGATCTCACCGTCTGTTTGAAGCGGTTTCACGAGCGCAGGTCTGAGAAGGGGGTCGATGCGACCTGGCGCACTGTGGACAGGAGGATTCGGGTTTGA
- a CDS encoding DUF1786 domain-containing protein → MTLLAVDVGRGTQDILVHEPERPLESSCQLVLPSPTVIVATRIQAATARREDIFLRGHCMGGGSNVAAIARHLRAGLKVYATEAAARTIHDNPARVREMGIQVVDHPPDSAAVIHMTDYMEPELRATFEAFGMRYPEHLAFAVQDHGYSPDRSNRIFRFEMFLRSLEAGDWNLFSLVHDPPLPEMTRMQSVREQAAGALVIDTGPAALIGALSDPVIGDRANGGLTLVNAGNGHTLCFTLKGEEVHGLFEHHTAALDRSSLIRFIRKLQEGSLGNEEIFGEGGHGVAIRKPLESDFIAVTGPNRKRLLPDAYQAAPHGNMMLTGCFGLLSAWERVRGPLDGSQAAP, encoded by the coding sequence TTGACCCTCCTGGCAGTCGACGTGGGGAGAGGTACCCAGGACATTCTCGTACACGAGCCCGAAAGACCGCTTGAGAGCTCCTGCCAGCTGGTGCTGCCCTCGCCGACGGTTATCGTGGCAACGCGGATTCAGGCGGCGACGGCGAGGAGAGAGGACATCTTCCTCCGTGGGCACTGTATGGGCGGTGGTTCCAACGTAGCGGCGATCGCACGGCACCTGCGTGCGGGGCTGAAGGTGTATGCCACGGAGGCGGCGGCGAGGACCATCCACGACAACCCCGCGAGGGTTCGGGAGATGGGCATCCAGGTGGTGGATCACCCTCCCGATTCCGCCGCCGTCATCCACATGACGGATTACATGGAGCCAGAACTGCGGGCGACGTTCGAAGCGTTCGGGATGCGATATCCGGAGCACCTTGCGTTTGCCGTCCAGGATCACGGGTACAGCCCGGATCGCAGCAACCGCATCTTCCGATTCGAGATGTTTCTGCGATCTCTGGAAGCGGGAGACTGGAACCTGTTCTCTCTCGTCCACGATCCCCCCCTGCCGGAGATGACGCGGATGCAGTCGGTGCGGGAACAGGCGGCCGGCGCCCTGGTGATCGATACCGGCCCGGCCGCCCTGATCGGCGCCCTGTCCGATCCCGTTATCGGGGACCGTGCAAACGGGGGTCTGACTCTCGTGAATGCTGGCAACGGCCATACACTCTGTTTCACCCTGAAGGGGGAGGAGGTGCACGGGCTCTTCGAGCACCATACGGCCGCTCTGGACCGTTCCAGCCTGATCCGGTTCATCCGAAAACTGCAGGAGGGCTCGCTGGGGAACGAGGAGATCTTCGGCGAAGGCGGGCATGGCGTGGCGATAAGAAAGCCGCTCGAATCCGATTTCATCGCGGTTACCGGCCCGAACCGGAAGCGGCTGCTGCCCGATGCATACCAGGCGGCTCCGCACGGCAACATGATGCTCACCGGCTGCTTTGGCCTCCTTTCGGCATGGGAACGGGTGCGAGGACCCCTCGACGGATCGCAGGCGGCACCATGA
- a CDS encoding propionyl-CoA synthetase, whose translation MSTYAQIHRQSLMEPERFWGEAAGEVSWYRSYDRVLDTSRPPFHRWFTGGLLNTCYNALDVHVENGRGNQPALIYDSPVTGTVRQYTYAELLDQVTRCAGGLLQEGIGKGDRVVIYMPMVPEAVVAMLACARIGAIHSVVFGGFAAKELATRISDARPKLILSASCGIEVTRRIPYKPLLDQAITLAAAKPERCVILQRPECPASLIDGRDREWDEFVDAEPAACVPVSATDPLYILYTSGTTGIPKGVVRDNGGHLVALKWSMKNIYGVNPGEVYWAASDIGWVVGHSYIVYGPLSYGCTTILYEGKSVGTPDPGAFWRVISQHGVSVLFTAPTAFRAIRREDPAGDHMRKYDLSPLRTLFLAGERCDPDTLRWAEERLSVPVIDHWWQTETGWAIGANPVGLEQLPVKPGSCTRAMPGYDVHVLDDQGNDLDGGATGNVVIRLPLPPGCLTTLWNNDAEFVKTYCSRYPGYYLTSDAGYIDSDGYIWIMGRTDDIINTAGHRLSTGAMEEVVASHPDIAECAVTGVFDPVKGEVPLALVVLKADVQRNPEIITRELIQLVREKIGPVASLKSAAVVKRLPKTRSGKILRGTIKKIADGAAYQTPATIDDPAILDEIRDVLAVLGYPRDRP comes from the coding sequence GTGAGCACGTATGCGCAGATCCACAGGCAGTCCCTGATGGAGCCGGAGCGTTTCTGGGGAGAGGCTGCAGGAGAGGTCTCCTGGTACCGCAGCTACGATCGCGTCCTGGACACATCCCGCCCGCCCTTCCACCGCTGGTTTACCGGCGGACTGCTCAACACCTGCTACAATGCTCTGGACGTCCACGTGGAGAACGGGCGGGGGAACCAGCCGGCGCTCATCTATGACAGTCCTGTCACCGGCACGGTCCGTCAGTATACCTACGCGGAACTCCTGGACCAGGTGACCCGGTGCGCCGGTGGGCTGCTGCAGGAGGGCATCGGCAAGGGCGATCGGGTCGTCATCTACATGCCGATGGTCCCGGAAGCTGTGGTCGCCATGCTCGCCTGTGCCCGTATCGGTGCCATCCATTCCGTTGTCTTCGGGGGTTTTGCCGCGAAAGAACTGGCGACCCGGATCTCGGATGCCCGACCGAAGCTGATCCTGTCCGCCTCCTGCGGAATCGAGGTTACCCGCCGTATCCCCTACAAACCCCTGCTCGATCAGGCAATAACGCTGGCTGCCGCGAAACCCGAACGCTGCGTCATTCTGCAGCGCCCCGAGTGTCCGGCATCCCTGATCGACGGGCGCGACAGGGAGTGGGACGAGTTCGTGGACGCAGAACCGGCTGCATGCGTTCCGGTATCCGCAACGGATCCCCTCTATATCCTCTACACCTCCGGCACGACGGGCATCCCGAAGGGTGTGGTTCGGGACAACGGAGGCCACCTCGTCGCCCTCAAGTGGAGCATGAAGAATATCTACGGTGTCAATCCCGGGGAGGTCTACTGGGCCGCCTCCGACATCGGCTGGGTCGTGGGGCACTCCTATATCGTCTACGGGCCGCTCTCGTATGGCTGCACCACCATTCTGTACGAGGGTAAATCCGTGGGAACCCCTGATCCCGGCGCTTTCTGGAGGGTGATCTCACAGCACGGCGTTTCCGTGCTGTTCACCGCCCCGACCGCTTTTCGAGCGATACGCCGCGAGGATCCAGCGGGAGATCACATGCGCAAGTACGATCTATCCCCGCTCCGTACCTTGTTCCTGGCCGGTGAACGGTGCGATCCCGATACACTCCGCTGGGCAGAAGAACGCCTTTCCGTTCCCGTAATCGACCACTGGTGGCAGACCGAGACAGGCTGGGCAATCGGGGCGAATCCGGTGGGCTTGGAACAGCTTCCAGTAAAACCGGGCTCCTGCACCAGGGCCATGCCGGGATACGATGTCCATGTTCTGGACGATCAGGGCAACGACCTGGATGGGGGCGCCACGGGTAACGTGGTCATCCGTCTGCCGCTGCCCCCGGGTTGCCTGACGACGCTCTGGAACAATGACGCGGAATTCGTGAAGACTTACTGCTCGCGATACCCGGGTTATTACCTGACATCGGATGCAGGATACATCGATTCGGATGGGTATATATGGATCATGGGGCGGACAGACGACATCATCAACACAGCCGGCCACCGCCTCTCCACGGGCGCCATGGAGGAGGTGGTTGCATCGCACCCCGACATTGCCGAATGCGCCGTCACCGGTGTATTCGATCCGGTCAAGGGCGAGGTCCCGCTGGCTCTCGTTGTGCTCAAGGCGGATGTCCAGCGGAACCCCGAAATCATCACGCGAGAACTCATACAGCTCGTCCGCGAGAAGATTGGCCCTGTCGCCTCCCTGAAATCCGCCGCCGTCGTCAAACGTCTGCCCAAGACCCGGTCCGGCAAGATCCTGCGGGGAACCATCAAGAAGATCGCCGACGGTGCAGCGTACCAGACTCCGGCAACTATCGACGATCCCGCGATTCTGGACGAGATCAGAGATGTTCTCGCCGTGCTGGGTTACCCGCGCGACAGGCCGTGA